The proteins below are encoded in one region of Silene latifolia isolate original U9 population chromosome 2, ASM4854445v1, whole genome shotgun sequence:
- the LOC141643317 gene encoding protein NETWORKED 2D produces MLQRAASNAYSWWWASHVRTKQSKWLEQSLQDMGDKVETVLKLITQDGDSFAKRAEMYYKHRPELISFVEESFRAYQSLAERYDHISKELQNANSTLASAFPDQFQYQMDDDDDFDDDGPPRKPKKFQFEKPPNPNIPKAPPKFPTKNIKAIIALKNSTKSPPTPAPKSTAHANKVPKSGLSKSEALTEIDKLQKQILTFQTEKEFAKSSYESGYAKYWSIDGNITGMQEKISKLQDEFGISQAIDDDEARTLMAEAAIKSCQDTLAQLQEKQERGAIEANAERQRIKEARTKIRSLKGELAHENQMDASETGDSFKVDENGSSFDGQEEILGESKDLEMIRDKIKEHFDVGETKSLTVTAMAEKIDELVNKVINLETAVSSQTALIHTLRSETDELQSHINKLEEDKANLIEGKNDLTDKMSEMEKKLKGLHELDRSFQQHDSSLKTHFSEARSNLDTISKKLHDVKPDEEFEKSSQSLESEKVIQIVDANTKLNTSIFTQNKDGEGTPQLEPAIESLIPSKTNDSQTQTQPSLEESKLVTLEIGQHEEQSNSKVEKKVNPQGTHQQQLVNLPTNEPVISQELQPEVTTKSTAPEQVHNQGTQQQPATQQSQKIESESVTKDEPVSLEDIFHSQSVSKPNDGFDSASVHREGQTRKEEDEPDWQQLFTNGLEGKEKVLLAEYTTTLRNYKEAKKKLGEIEKKSQSDIAGIEAQLDEMKNYNAMKDAEIHTLRQRLNALQKKLEEYKNAKEDKDVGPVRNEEPSPSLEDEDDIGFFAIEQEISPAEQKLRADIDEILEENLDFWMRFSGSFGQIQKFQNGVQDLFSELAKLEKDKEKKEGSSHGNANASLKSDIRPIYKHLREIETELTVWLEQSEKLKEELQRRFSQLCHIQGEIRHAVNAGAEDEDMKFTSYNAAKFQGEIANMQQENHKVADELQAGMDHITSLQVEVERTTTRLNEELGLSGIKSQNENDMGAGNRSKVPLSSFIFGVKPQKKKQSIFSCMHPAVMHRKYQHLKADKSE; encoded by the exons ATGTTGCAAAGGGCTGCAAGCAATGCATATTCATGGTGGTGGGCAAGCCATGTTCGGACTAAACAATCGAAATGGCTCGAGCAAAGCCTACAAG ATATGGGGGATAAGGTGGAGACTGTGCTAAAACTCATTACGCAAGATGGAGATTCTTTTGCCAAGAGAGCAGAGATGTACTACAAACACCGACCTGAATTGATAAGCTTTGTGGAAGAATCATTCAGAGCTTACCAATCATTGGCAGAAAGGTATGATCATATATCAAAGGAACTGCAAAATGCAAATAGCACCCTTGCTTCAGCATTTCCGGACCAATTCCAGTATCAAATGGATGAcgatgatgattttgatgatgatggtcCTCCGAGAAAGCCAAAGAAATTTCAGTTTGAGAAGCCGCCAAACCCAAATATCCCAAAAGCTCCCCCAAAGTTCCCAACCAAAAATATTAAGGCTATCATTGCACTGAAGAATTCAACGAAATCCCCTCCTACGCCGGCGCCTAAGTCAACGGCTCATGCTAACAAAGTGCCCAAATCTGGTTTGTCCAAATCCGAAGCCCTTACGGAGATTGACAAGCTCCAGAAGCAAATTCTGACCTTTCAAACAGAGAAAGAATTTGCAAAAAGCTCGTATGAAAGTGGATATGCCAAGTACTGGAGTATTGACGGAAATATAACAGGAATGCAAGAAAAAATATCCAAATTGCAAGATGAATTTGGAATATCGCAAGCTATAGATGATGATGAAGCTCGGACTCTTATGGCAGAAGCAGCTATTAAATCATGCCAGGACACTCTGGCTCAACTTCAGGAGAAGCAGGAGAGAGGTGCGATAGAAGCCAACGCAGAGCGACAAAGAATTAAGGAAGCTCGAACCAAAATAAGGTCTCTTAAAGGTGAATTAGCTCATGAGAATCAAATGGATGCTTCTGAAACTGGAGATTCCTTCAAAGTAGATGAAAATGGGAGTAGCTTTGATGGTCAGGAGGAAATCTTGGGAGAATCAAAGGATCTGGAAATGATTCGGGACAAGATTAAGGAGCATTTTGATGTGGGGGAGACTAAATCGCTCACTGTAACAGCAATGGCTGAAAAGATTGACGAGCTTGTAAATAAAGTGATAAATCTTGAAACTGCAGTTTCTTCTCAAACGGCTCTGATACACACATTAAGATCGGAGACCGACGAGCTTCAGTCACACATTAataagcttgaagaagacaaggCAAACCTGATTGAAGGGAAAAACGATTTGACCGACAAGATGAGCGAAATGGAGAAAAAATTGAAAGGACTCCACGAGCTAGATCGTAGCTTCCAGCAACATGATAGCAGCCTCAAAACTCATTTTAGTGAAGCCCGTTCCAACCTTGATACCATCTCAAAGAAATTGCATGATGTGAAGCCTGATGAGGAGTTTGAGAAATCAAGTCAGTCACTAGAGAGCGAAAAGGTTATACAAATTGTAGATGCAAACACAAAGTTGAATACCTCAATATTTACTCAGAACAAGGATGGAGAGGGCACTCCACAACTCGAGCCAGCTATTGAATCCCTGATACCTTCTAAAACGAATGATTCTCAAACACAGACACAGCCTAGCCTAGAGGAATCTAAGCTGGTCACCCTTGAAATTGGTCAACATGAAGAACAATCAAACAGTAAAGTAGAGAAAAAGGTAAATCCTCAAGGGACTCATCAACAACAGCTTGTAAATCTGCCTACAAACGAGCCAGTTATTTCTCAAGAACTTCAACCTGAAGTAACAACAAAAAGTACAGCACCGGAACAAGTACATAATCAAGGCACTCAACAACAGCCTGCTACTCAACAATCTCAAAAAATAGAATCAGAAAGTGTCACAAAAGATGAGCCAGTTAGTCTTGAAGATATTTTCCACAGCCAATCGGTGAGCAAGCCAAATGATGGATTCGATTCTGCTTCTGTTCATCGAGAGGGACAAACAAGGAAAGAAGAAGATGAGCCAGATTGGCAACAATTATTCACGAACGGATTAGAAGGGAAGGAAAAGGTTCTATTGGCAGAGTATACTACTACTCTTCGAAATTACAAAGAAGCAAAAAAGAAGCTTGGCGAAATAGAGAAAAAAAGTCAATCAGACATTGCAGGCATTGAAGCACAGCTTGATGAAATGAAAAACTATAACGCAATGAAGGATGCAGAGATTCATACTTTACGTCAGAGGTTAAATGCTCTGCAGAAAAAGCTGGAGGAATATAAGAACGCAAAAGAAGACAAAGATGTCGGCCCTGTAAGAAATGAAGAGCCATCGCCGTCACTCGAGGATGAGGACGATATAGGATTCTTTGCAATAGAACAGGAAATTTCACCAGCCGAACAAAAATTACGTGCAGACATAGACGAAATTTTGGAAGAAAACCTGGATTTCTGGATGAGGTTCAGCGGTTCATTCGGTCAGATCCAAAAGTTTCAGAATGGAGTTCAAGATTTATTTTCAGAGTTAGCAAAGCTGGAGAAGgacaaagaaaaaaaagaaggaagtAGCCATGGAAATGCTAACGCGTCCCTGAAATCAGATATCAGGCCGATATACAAGCACTTAAGAGAGATAGAAACTGAGTTAACAGTGTGGTTGGAGCAAAGTGAAAAGCTGAAAGAAGAGTTGCAGAGAAGATTTTCACAGCTGTGCCACATACAAGGAGAAATTAGACATGCTGTGAATGCTGGTGCCGAAGATGAGGACATGAAATTCACCAGCTATAATGCTGCAAAGTTCCAAGGAGAGATAGCGAACATGCAACAAGAGAATCACAAGGTTGCTGATGAACTGCAAGCCGGGATGGATCATATAACCAGTCTCCAAGTTGAAGTGGAGCGTACCACAACCAGGCTGAATGAAGAACTAGGGTTGTCAGGAATAAAAAGCCAAAATGAGAATGACATGGGAGCTGGAAACAGGAGTAAAGTACCCTTGAGCTCGTTCATTTTCGGGGTTAAACCACAGAAGAAAAAGCAATCAATTTTTTCATGCATGCACCCAGCAGTGATGCATCGAAAATACCAACATTTAAAAGCTGATAAGTCAGAATAA
- the LOC141643318 gene encoding nicotinamidase 1: MASKTIDQLKKELPVKQQTLTLNGDVPTGLVLIDLVNGFCTVGAGNLAPRVADNQIETMVEESAKLARVFTDKKWPIFAFIDSHHPDIPEPPYPPHCIAGTLETKLVPALAWLEGEPNVTIRLKDCIDGFLGSMDKDGSNVFVNWVKTNQLKAVLVVGICTDICVLDFTSSALAARNRGFLAPLLDVIVYSRACATYDLPLHVAESIGDAIAHPQDLMHHIALYMAQGRGAIVASEEAANFHCLILDAC, translated from the exons ATGGCATCTAAAACAATTGATCAGCTGAAGAAAGAACTTCCCGTGAAACAACAAACATTAACCTTAAACGGCGACGTTCCGACAGGCCTCGTCCTCATCGACCTCGTCAATGGCTTCTGCACCGTCGGCGCCGGCAACCTC GCGCCGAGAGTAGCTGATAATCAGATAGAAACAATGGTGGAAGAATCCGCGAAATTAGCTCGGGTATTTACCGATAAAAAATGGCCTATTTTCGCATTCATTGATTCTCATCATCCTGATATTCCTGAACCTCCTTACCCTCCTCATTGTATTGCTGGCACTCTTGAAACCAAATTAGTTCCTG CATTGGCGTGGTTGGAAGGCGAACCAAATGTTACAATTAGGCTCAAAGATTGCATTGATGGATTTCTTGGTTCAATGGATAAAGACGGATCCAATGTCTTTGTTAATTGGGTGAAAACAAACCAGCTCAAGGCT GTATTGGTTGTAGGGATATGTACAGACATATGTGTATTGGATTTCACATCTTCTGCGCTTGCTGCCAGAAATCGAGGTTTCCTTGCTCCTCTTCTAGATGTGATTGTGTATTCAAGGGCCTGTGCTACTTATGATCTCCCTCTGCATGTTGCAGAATCCATTGGAGATGCAATTGCGCATCCACAG GACCTGATGCATCATATTGCGCTCTACATGGCTCAAGGAAGGGGAGCCATAGTGGCATCAGAG GAGGCGGCTAATTTCCATTGTTTGATACTTGATGCATGCTGA